One part of the Solanum dulcamara chromosome 8, daSolDulc1.2, whole genome shotgun sequence genome encodes these proteins:
- the LOC129900667 gene encoding S-adenosylmethionine decarboxylase proenzyme 4-like, which produces MAASGFEGFEKRLELHFSGDDPSIEMGGFRQLDFDSLEEVLHVVQCTVVSAVSNQYFDSYVLSESSLFVYPTKIIIKTCGTTQLLKSIRPFIHFACQMGLIITECRYTRGNYIFPKAQPYPHTSFKEEISYLQDQLPNHLCYRKASVMPSKFTSHSWHVFSACDKFYPIPIPNDLYTVEICMTDLDRVLARKFFKNPDTTGKQMTEVTGIGEINPNALICEFAFDPCGYSMNGIDEDRYSTIHVTPEDGFSYASYECVGSIYDDDDIARIMKKVVQVFRPGTMSVSTTCSSGSSEIWTRIVKAVEPLGMKRRSCTIDEFPGAGTVEFQTFTSTGNR; this is translated from the coding sequence ATGGCTGCTTCCGGATTTGAAGGATTTGAGAAGAGACTTGAGCTACACTTCTCCGGCGACGATCCGTCCATCGAAATGGGAGGTTTCCGGCAATTGGATTTTGATTCCTTGGAAGAAGTATTACATGTTGTGCAGTGCACCGTAGTGTCAGCTGTTtcaaatcaatattttgattCTTACGTACTATCAGAATCAAGCCTCTTTGTATACCCAACCAAAATAATCATCAAAACTTGTGGTACTACCCAGTTGTTGAAATCGATCCGTCCGTTCATCCACTTCGCATGTCAAATGGGACTTATCATTACAGAGTGTAGGTACACTCGAGGAAATTACATTTTCCCAAAAGCACAACCGTACCCACATACAAgtttcaaagaagaaatttcttATTTGCAGGATCAATTGCCTAATCATCTTTGCTACAGAAAAGCCTCTGTTATGCCTTCCAAATTCACTTCACATTCATGGCATGTTTTTTCTGCTTGTGATAAGTTTTACCCAATTCCAATTCCCAACGATCTGTACACAGTGGAAATTTGTATGACAGATCTCGACCGGGTACTTGCCCGgaagttttttaaaaatccaGATACAACCGGAAAACAGATGACAGAGGTAACCGGAATCGGAGAAATCAATCCGAATGCTTTGATTTGTGAATTTGCTTTTGATCCTTGTGGATACTCCATGAATGGGATTGACGAAGATCGTTACTCTACGATTCATGTGACGCCGGAAGACGGTTTTAGTTACGCTAGTTATGAGTGCGTGGGATCAATTTACGATGACGACGACATTGCTAGGATTATGAAGAAGGTGGTTCAGGTTTTCCGACCGGGGACGATGTCAGTGTCGACTACGTGTTCGAGCGGGAGCAGCGAGATTTGGACCAGAATTGTTAAAGCAGTTGAACCACTAGGGATGAAACGGCGGAGTTGCACGATCGATGAATTCCCAGGTGCCGGAACTGTGGAGTTTCAAACTTTTACGTCGACAGGCAATAGGTGA